In Streptomyces ambofaciens ATCC 23877, a single genomic region encodes these proteins:
- a CDS encoding FdhF/YdeP family oxidoreductase → MQNPPGEEPESTLSVTPPKKWAAGVPAVVHALEYSLEQTSPRKTGVDLLTMNQVGGVDCPGCAWADPAPGRRHRNEYCENGAKHINDEATTRRVTADFFRAHSVSDLAARSDMWLNQQGRLTEPMIKRPGREHYEPIGWNDALGVLARELQELASPDEAVFYTSGRASNEAAFVLQLFARAFGTNNLPDCSNMCHESSGFALSETLGTGKGTVSLDDLHHADLIFLVGQNPGSNHPRQLSALEEAKRNGARIVAVNPLPEAGLRRFKNPQKPSGVLGRGTQIADRFLHIKPGGDLALFQALNRLLLEAEDARPGTVLDHDFIDAHTSGFEKFAQHARTVDWDDVRTATGLTREEIEKVRDEVLRSERVVVCWAMGITQHKHGVPTIREIVNFLLLRGNLGRAGTGACPVRGHSNVQGDRTMGIWEQMPDTFLDALQREFGFDPPRPHGLDSVDSIKAMREGRVKVFLALAGNFVRAAPDSDVTEEAMRSCRLTAHISTKLNRSHTVCGDTALILPTLGRTERDVQADGEQFVTVENSMSEVHTSQGRLEPASPMLLSEVAILCRLARRTLDGKVDVPWDKFEGDYGTIRDRISRVVPGFHDFNARVTRPGGFQLPNPVNEGVFANKVGKALFTCNERVVPRAPEGHLLLQTLRSHDQWNTVPYTDNDRYRGIHGSRRVVLVNPADLSGLGLAQGDRVDLVSVWTDGSERRAENFEVVPYPAAKGSAAAYYPETNVLVPLDSVADVSNQPTSKGIVVRLEPALDRARRTPA, encoded by the coding sequence ATGCAGAACCCGCCCGGTGAGGAGCCGGAGAGCACCCTCTCCGTGACGCCGCCGAAGAAGTGGGCGGCCGGGGTCCCCGCGGTCGTGCACGCGCTGGAGTACTCCCTGGAGCAGACCTCCCCGCGCAAGACCGGGGTGGACCTGCTGACCATGAACCAGGTGGGCGGGGTCGACTGCCCCGGCTGCGCGTGGGCGGACCCGGCCCCGGGCCGGCGCCACCGCAACGAGTACTGCGAGAACGGTGCCAAGCACATCAACGACGAGGCCACCACGCGCAGGGTCACCGCCGACTTCTTCCGCGCGCACAGCGTCTCCGACCTCGCCGCCCGCTCCGACATGTGGCTGAACCAGCAGGGGCGGCTCACCGAGCCGATGATCAAGCGGCCCGGCCGTGAGCACTACGAGCCCATCGGCTGGAACGACGCCCTGGGCGTCCTCGCCCGGGAGCTCCAGGAGCTGGCCTCCCCCGACGAGGCCGTCTTCTACACGTCCGGTCGCGCCAGCAACGAGGCCGCGTTCGTCCTGCAGCTCTTCGCCCGCGCCTTCGGCACCAACAACCTGCCCGACTGCAGCAACATGTGTCACGAGTCCAGCGGCTTCGCCCTGAGCGAGACCCTGGGCACCGGCAAGGGGACGGTCAGCCTCGACGACCTGCACCACGCCGACCTGATCTTCCTGGTCGGGCAGAACCCGGGCAGCAACCACCCGCGCCAGCTCTCCGCACTGGAGGAGGCCAAGCGCAACGGCGCCCGGATCGTGGCGGTCAACCCGCTGCCGGAGGCGGGTCTGCGGCGCTTCAAGAACCCGCAGAAGCCGAGCGGGGTCCTCGGGCGCGGCACCCAGATCGCCGACCGCTTCCTGCACATCAAGCCCGGCGGGGACCTCGCCCTCTTCCAGGCCCTCAACCGCCTGCTGCTGGAGGCCGAGGACGCCCGGCCCGGCACCGTCCTGGACCACGACTTCATCGACGCCCACACCTCCGGCTTCGAGAAGTTCGCCCAGCACGCCCGCACCGTCGACTGGGACGACGTGCGGACGGCGACCGGACTGACCCGCGAGGAGATCGAGAAGGTCCGCGACGAGGTCCTGCGGAGCGAACGCGTCGTCGTGTGCTGGGCGATGGGCATCACCCAGCACAAGCACGGCGTGCCCACCATCCGGGAAATCGTCAACTTCCTCCTGCTGCGCGGCAACCTGGGGCGGGCCGGCACCGGCGCCTGCCCGGTGCGCGGCCACAGCAACGTGCAGGGCGACCGCACCATGGGCATCTGGGAACAGATGCCGGACACCTTCCTCGACGCCCTGCAGAGGGAGTTCGGCTTCGATCCGCCGCGCCCGCACGGCTTGGACTCGGTGGACTCGATCAAGGCGATGCGCGAGGGCCGCGTCAAGGTCTTCCTCGCCCTGGCGGGCAACTTCGTCCGCGCCGCTCCCGACAGCGACGTCACCGAGGAGGCGATGCGCTCGTGCCGGCTGACCGCCCACATCTCCACCAAGCTCAACCGCTCGCACACCGTCTGCGGTGACACCGCGCTGATCCTGCCGACCCTCGGGCGCACCGAGCGTGACGTCCAGGCCGACGGTGAGCAGTTCGTCACCGTGGAGAACTCCATGAGCGAGGTGCACACCTCCCAGGGCCGTCTCGAACCGGCCTCCCCGATGCTGCTCAGCGAGGTCGCCATCCTGTGCCGGCTCGCCCGGCGGACCCTGGACGGCAAGGTGGACGTCCCCTGGGACAAGTTCGAGGGCGACTACGGCACCATCCGCGACCGCATCTCCCGCGTCGTGCCGGGCTTCCACGACTTCAACGCCCGGGTGACCCGCCCGGGGGGCTTCCAGTTGCCCAACCCGGTCAACGAGGGCGTCTTCGCCAACAAGGTCGGCAAAGCCCTGTTCACGTGCAACGAGCGCGTGGTCCCCCGGGCACCCGAGGGCCACCTGCTGCTCCAGACGCTGCGTTCGCACGACCAGTGGAACACCGTCCCCTACACCGACAACGACCGCTACCGCGGCATTCACGGCAGCCGCCGTGTCGTGCTCGTCAATCCGGCCGACCTGTCCGGACTCGGCCTCGCCCAGGGTGACCGCGTCGACCTCGTGAGTGTCTGGACGGACGGCAGCGAGCGCCGGGCCGAGAACTTCGAGGTCGTGCCCTACCCGGCCGCCAAGGGCTCGGCCGCCGCCTACTACCCCGAGACGAACGTCCTGGTCCCGCTGGACAGCGTCGCCGACGTCAGCAACCAGCCCACGTCGAAGGGCATCGTCGTCCGCCTCGAACCCGCCCTCGACCGGGCGCGGCGCACCCCCGCGTGA
- a CDS encoding CGNR zinc finger domain-containing protein produces MHARFPDFRLGKVLATSFTATLTERCGDPVERIPTPRRLVDWLAVSGLTVESCTTAQLELARELRESIHAALTAAAVGDRLPAPAVRVINDRSTQGRAAAVLTPENKRQWRLGSDSCVEDALSVVAADSISIIAGERDGKLALCASPTCRAAFFDTSQSRTRKWCDMNTCGNRQKKARFHANKNQSAGSAK; encoded by the coding sequence ATGCATGCTCGGTTCCCTGACTTCCGTCTCGGCAAGGTGCTGGCCACCAGCTTCACGGCGACCCTGACGGAGCGGTGCGGCGACCCTGTGGAGCGGATTCCCACACCGCGGCGGCTCGTGGACTGGCTGGCGGTGAGCGGCCTCACCGTGGAGTCCTGCACCACCGCCCAGCTCGAACTCGCCCGGGAACTGAGGGAATCGATCCACGCCGCCTTGACGGCGGCCGCCGTCGGAGACCGCCTCCCCGCGCCTGCCGTCCGCGTCATCAACGACCGCAGCACTCAAGGCCGGGCCGCGGCCGTCCTGACGCCCGAGAACAAACGACAGTGGCGACTCGGCTCGGATTCCTGCGTGGAAGACGCTCTCAGCGTCGTCGCCGCCGACTCGATCAGCATCATCGCAGGCGAGCGGGACGGAAAACTGGCCCTGTGTGCGTCACCGACCTGCCGAGCCGCCTTCTTCGACACCAGCCAGAGCCGCACTCGCAAATGGTGTGACATGAACACCTGCGGAAACCGTCAGAAGAAGGCGCGCTTCCACGCCAACAAGAACCAGAGCGCCGGGTCGGCGAAGTAG
- a CDS encoding epoxide hydrolase family protein, which translates to MPSDVQAFEAHATDTDLDDLRARLAAARLPEAETVCRTEPGPRRWEQGVPLADLADVVEYWRTGYDWRAFEARLHRIGQFRTTIDGVGIHFLHRRSSRADATPLIVTHGWPGSIAEFTDVVDELADPDDADAPAFHVVVPSLPGFGYSDKPATTGWGIEKIAAAWVELMGRLGYSRFAAHGGDWGGVITTVLGGRFPAHVLGIHSTFAEAPPGLTTDGLTAAERAWAEDTRDFWRHRAAYAQQQATRPQTIGYSLVDSPVGLLAWILDKFAEWTDTEDSPFETISRDRILDDVTLYWLTRTGASSARIYYESHQSLDPELRVDVPSAISMYPRDIEKCPRPWARERYRRIVRWRSPEAGGHFPSLEVPEYFVKDLREGLAAVLAAGR; encoded by the coding sequence GTGCCCAGCGACGTGCAAGCATTCGAAGCCCACGCGACCGACACCGACCTCGACGATCTGCGTGCGCGACTGGCCGCGGCGCGGCTGCCGGAAGCCGAGACGGTCTGTCGCACCGAGCCCGGCCCCCGCCGATGGGAACAGGGTGTTCCGCTGGCCGACCTCGCCGACGTGGTGGAGTACTGGCGCACCGGGTACGACTGGCGGGCGTTCGAGGCCCGGCTGCATCGGATCGGTCAGTTCCGCACGACCATCGACGGTGTCGGTATCCATTTCCTGCACCGCCGGTCATCCCGCGCGGACGCCACTCCTCTGATCGTGACGCACGGCTGGCCGGGCAGTATCGCCGAATTCACCGACGTGGTGGACGAACTGGCGGATCCGGATGACGCGGACGCGCCGGCGTTCCACGTCGTGGTCCCCTCGTTGCCGGGCTTCGGCTACAGCGACAAGCCGGCCACCACCGGGTGGGGGATCGAGAAGATCGCGGCCGCCTGGGTGGAACTGATGGGACGGCTCGGCTACAGCCGGTTCGCGGCCCACGGCGGCGACTGGGGAGGTGTGATCACTACGGTCCTCGGCGGCAGGTTCCCGGCGCATGTCCTCGGCATCCACAGCACCTTCGCGGAGGCGCCGCCCGGACTGACGACGGACGGGCTGACGGCGGCCGAACGCGCCTGGGCCGAGGACACCCGCGATTTCTGGCGCCACCGAGCGGCGTACGCGCAGCAGCAGGCCACCCGACCCCAGACCATCGGCTACTCGCTCGTCGACTCACCGGTCGGACTTCTCGCCTGGATCCTCGACAAGTTCGCCGAGTGGACGGACACCGAGGACAGCCCCTTCGAGACGATCTCCAGGGACAGGATCCTCGACGACGTCACCCTGTACTGGCTGACCCGGACCGGAGCGTCGTCGGCCCGCATCTACTACGAGAGCCACCAGTCGCTCGACCCCGAACTCCGGGTCGACGTCCCGTCGGCGATCAGCATGTACCCCCGCGACATCGAGAAGTGTCCGCGGCCCTGGGCGCGGGAGCGGTACCGGCGGATCGTCCGCTGGAGGTCGCCCGAAGCCGGGGGACACTTCCCGTCGCTGGAGGTCCCCGAGTACTTCGTCAAGGACCTGCGGGAAGGCCTCGCGGCAGTGCTGGCCGCCGGTCGGTGA
- a CDS encoding protein kinase domain-containing protein: MSSTPSAHLFKPLQDGDPVDVGGYRLAAVLGTGGMGKVYLSYTPGGRPLALKVIRPEFSEDPEFRRRFKQEVHAAQRVQGLYTAPVIDFDTDGPQPWLATAYVPGPSLAHAVAQHGGLPVRSVLLLTVGVAEALNVIHGAGVVHRDLKPANVLLASDGPRVIDFGIARAADTTALTGTGVSVGTPTFMAPEQASAGTVTPATDVFALGQIAAFAAIGAPAYGEGSSHAVLYRIVHEDPDLSRLPEELLPLVTRCLSRDPAGRPSLTEIIGMCHALSPDALRQGEDWLPQTVAGSITERLRLPEPARTPPPQAPVAPTPTQVSPPNPAPGPVDPYAPTGIATPSTPPPGAPGAPGPVPPPGRPGHPAPGHHTPPPGYPAHPTPAPGPRTPPPVTHGPYGPPVRRKPKRTGLIVAASVVGTLVVLGVIGSLLSDGGGKDEKSGAGTPTSSSSGGSGSEGGAGEGQGRTDPQPVSYKGIDLTDGYQLMLADSPPRPVESEDAAYGGGDLYFSVVNFLDEASIGTDNGKLVLLNNAQKGSLKTCRTETRYTEKIDLQQLTTGSEICVLSKAGHVAVATYRGKSGESDPGSYVTLDLQIWRNAEEGKGD, encoded by the coding sequence ATGAGCAGCACACCTTCCGCCCACCTTTTCAAGCCACTCCAGGACGGCGACCCGGTCGACGTGGGCGGTTACCGCCTGGCGGCCGTCCTCGGCACGGGAGGCATGGGCAAGGTGTACCTCTCCTACACGCCCGGTGGCCGGCCCCTCGCGCTCAAGGTGATCCGCCCCGAGTTCAGCGAGGACCCCGAGTTCCGGCGACGGTTCAAACAGGAGGTCCACGCCGCGCAGCGGGTGCAGGGGCTGTACACCGCCCCGGTCATCGACTTCGACACCGACGGCCCGCAGCCGTGGCTCGCCACCGCCTACGTGCCGGGCCCCTCCCTCGCGCACGCCGTGGCCCAGCACGGTGGACTGCCCGTGCGCAGCGTGCTGCTGCTGACGGTGGGGGTCGCCGAGGCGCTCAACGTGATCCACGGTGCGGGGGTCGTGCACCGCGATCTGAAGCCCGCCAACGTGCTCCTGGCCTCGGACGGTCCCCGCGTGATCGACTTCGGGATCGCGCGCGCGGCCGACACGACCGCGCTGACCGGTACCGGCGTCAGCGTGGGCACGCCGACGTTCATGGCGCCCGAGCAGGCGTCGGCCGGTACGGTCACCCCCGCCACCGACGTCTTCGCCCTGGGGCAGATCGCGGCCTTCGCCGCGATCGGGGCTCCCGCCTACGGCGAAGGCTCCTCGCACGCGGTGCTCTACCGGATCGTCCACGAGGATCCCGACCTCAGTCGGCTCCCGGAGGAGCTGCTGCCCCTGGTGACCCGCTGCCTCAGCCGCGACCCGGCCGGCCGGCCGAGCCTCACCGAGATCATCGGGATGTGCCACGCACTGTCGCCCGACGCGCTGCGCCAGGGTGAGGACTGGCTGCCGCAGACGGTCGCCGGATCGATCACCGAGCGTCTGCGGCTGCCCGAACCGGCCAGGACCCCGCCCCCGCAGGCCCCCGTCGCGCCGACGCCGACCCAGGTCTCACCGCCGAACCCGGCACCCGGCCCGGTGGACCCGTACGCGCCGACCGGGATCGCCACCCCCTCCACCCCGCCGCCGGGCGCACCGGGAGCCCCGGGGCCGGTGCCGCCTCCCGGGCGCCCGGGACACCCTGCTCCAGGTCACCACACTCCGCCGCCCGGCTACCCGGCGCACCCCACCCCCGCGCCGGGCCCCCGGACGCCGCCACCCGTCACCCACGGCCCCTACGGGCCACCGGTACGCCGGAAGCCCAAGCGGACGGGGCTGATCGTTGCCGCGTCGGTCGTCGGCACGCTGGTCGTCCTGGGAGTCATCGGCTCCCTGCTGTCCGACGGGGGCGGCAAGGACGAGAAGAGCGGGGCCGGCACTCCCACGAGCAGCAGCAGTGGCGGTTCGGGCAGTGAGGGCGGCGCGGGCGAGGGGCAGGGGAGGACGGACCCGCAGCCCGTCTCGTACAAGGGGATCGACCTGACGGACGGCTACCAGCTCATGCTCGCCGACAGCCCGCCCCGGCCGGTGGAGAGCGAGGACGCGGCCTACGGTGGCGGCGATCTCTACTTCAGCGTCGTCAACTTCCTGGACGAGGCCTCGATCGGCACCGACAACGGGAAGCTCGTCCTGCTGAACAACGCACAGAAGGGCTCGCTGAAGACGTGCCGCACGGAGACGCGCTACACCGAGAAGATCGACCTCCAGCAGCTCACCACGGGGTCGGAGATCTGCGTGCTCAGCAAGGCAGGCCATGTCGCGGTGGCCACCTACCGGGGCAAGTCCGGCGAGAGCGACCCCGGCTCGTACGTCACCCTCGACCTGCAGATCTGGCGTAATGCCGAGGAGGGCAAGGGCGACTGA
- a CDS encoding tetratricopeptide repeat protein encodes MSRGALIRQRAKTRFVGRRAQLALFTENLSKDPLSEEDPAEFLFHVRGVGGVGKSTLLRQWQEAARRADAVTAVVDENDVHGVQQALIELARQLADQTGPCREFDRAVEQFRREQAAQAEPAPVEGEVSMSSRVVTQAALGAASLIPGAGVVTAMANPDAAAQGLDRLRSVSRSRAQRRGGRGDEAGLSRAFVAELERLCRRHRWVVLFFDTWEQSARYLDGWLLSLLDEEFGPVPVNVIVVLAGRDELVEREWAPLRDQVTDVPLEVFTEAETRSLLTSRGVSDPGVVEAVLQLSMGLPLLVELLALARPHTVEEVDAGGDLADVAVERFVQWITAPEQREAVRAGALPLQLNEDVFAAAAGSEAEGLWEWLCGQPFVSGRGDFKHYHAVVRASMVRQQRIHSPQSWAAAHLRLAGTHAAWRATAEERLPEAKRWKDPEWRRHRLDETYHRLCAHPGTQLTSALEQVVRAAGQDTAVLRQWIEMLEQAAQDAADADLLTWSERLRNTLADDEPELACLAALLTHSRVGPEGKSWAHTYRGNRLYLGDRDEEALTEFDRAIGYDARNAHAWGSRGETHRWLGRYDQAITDLTTALDINPGDDWALASRGQAHLQAGRYDQAVADLTAAIDSNPSYDWALSQRGEAHRLAGRYDQAVTDFTAALAIDPAYGWALASRGQAHLQAGRYDQAVADLTAALDLNPTDDWVLGQRGAAHRLAGRYDDAVTDLTAALDLAPASAGLLGQRGEAHLMAGRYEQAVADLTAAHDLNPTDDWVLGQRGAAHRLAGRYDDAVTDFTAALAIDPAYDWALASRGAAHRQAERYDQAVTDLTAALAIDPANDWALAQRGAAHRLAGRYDQAVTDLTAALAITPAYPWALAQRGESHRLAGRYEQAVTDFTAALDLNPTDDWALASRGQAHQLAGRYEQAVTDFTAAVDIAPTLAWPLGMRGRAHRQAGHYARARADLERAVAWEPEDVFSRFEKLMLDTVEGRLEAGAEQWSELLAAPTGSLDEVDARFLVLLRALHLEPRLVAEATEALLAALLGPGDVAELLNYLAELSAVGGEVADRARQCRELIVGTP; translated from the coding sequence TTGTCGCGAGGAGCGCTGATCCGGCAGCGCGCGAAGACGCGGTTCGTGGGGCGGCGCGCACAGTTGGCGTTGTTCACGGAGAACCTGTCGAAGGACCCGCTCTCGGAGGAGGATCCGGCGGAGTTCCTGTTCCATGTGCGCGGTGTGGGCGGCGTGGGCAAGTCCACGCTGCTGCGCCAGTGGCAGGAGGCGGCCAGGCGGGCGGACGCGGTGACGGCGGTGGTGGACGAGAACGACGTCCACGGGGTGCAGCAGGCCTTGATCGAACTGGCCCGGCAGCTGGCGGACCAGACGGGTCCGTGCCGGGAGTTCGACAGAGCGGTCGAGCAGTTCAGGCGTGAGCAGGCGGCGCAGGCCGAGCCGGCACCCGTGGAGGGTGAGGTGTCGATGTCGAGCCGTGTGGTGACGCAGGCCGCGCTGGGCGCGGCCTCGTTGATCCCCGGGGCCGGTGTCGTCACGGCGATGGCGAATCCGGACGCCGCGGCGCAGGGGCTGGACCGGCTTCGGTCCGTCTCCCGGTCCCGTGCCCAGCGGCGCGGCGGCCGGGGTGACGAGGCGGGGCTGAGCCGTGCGTTCGTGGCCGAACTGGAACGCCTGTGTCGTCGGCACCGGTGGGTGGTGCTGTTCTTCGACACCTGGGAACAGAGCGCGCGGTACCTGGACGGGTGGCTGCTGAGTCTGCTGGACGAGGAGTTCGGCCCGGTCCCGGTGAACGTCATCGTCGTACTGGCGGGCCGGGACGAGCTGGTGGAGCGGGAGTGGGCGCCGCTGCGGGACCAGGTCACGGACGTGCCGTTGGAGGTCTTCACCGAGGCCGAGACCCGTTCGCTGCTGACGTCCAGGGGGGTGTCCGATCCGGGAGTGGTGGAGGCTGTGCTGCAGCTGTCCATGGGGCTGCCGCTGTTGGTGGAACTCCTCGCTCTGGCCCGTCCCCACACGGTCGAGGAGGTCGACGCGGGCGGCGACCTCGCCGACGTGGCCGTCGAGCGCTTCGTGCAGTGGATCACGGCCCCGGAGCAACGCGAGGCGGTACGGGCGGGGGCGTTGCCTCTCCAGCTGAACGAGGACGTGTTCGCGGCCGCGGCCGGGTCCGAAGCGGAGGGACTGTGGGAGTGGCTGTGCGGGCAGCCGTTCGTCAGCGGTCGCGGCGACTTCAAGCACTACCACGCCGTGGTCCGCGCCAGCATGGTCCGCCAGCAGCGGATCCATTCCCCGCAGAGCTGGGCTGCGGCACATCTGCGGCTTGCCGGCACTCATGCCGCTTGGCGTGCGACGGCCGAGGAGCGGCTCCCCGAGGCGAAACGGTGGAAGGACCCCGAATGGCGTCGGCACCGCCTGGACGAGACGTACCACCGTCTGTGCGCCCACCCGGGGACGCAGCTGACGTCCGCCCTGGAACAGGTGGTGCGTGCTGCGGGCCAGGACACCGCCGTGCTGCGGCAGTGGATCGAGATGCTGGAACAGGCCGCACAGGACGCCGCCGACGCAGACCTGCTCACCTGGTCGGAACGGCTTCGGAACACCCTCGCCGACGACGAGCCGGAGCTCGCCTGCCTCGCCGCGCTGCTCACGCACAGCCGTGTGGGCCCGGAAGGCAAGAGCTGGGCTCATACCTACCGCGGGAACCGCCTCTACCTCGGGGACCGGGACGAAGAGGCGCTCACCGAGTTCGACCGCGCCATCGGGTACGACGCCCGTAACGCCCACGCCTGGGGCAGCCGCGGGGAGACGCATCGCTGGCTCGGCCGCTACGACCAGGCCATCACCGACCTCACGACCGCGCTCGACATCAACCCGGGCGACGACTGGGCGCTCGCCTCCCGCGGCCAGGCGCACCTGCAGGCCGGCCGCTACGACCAGGCCGTCGCCGACCTCACCGCCGCAATCGACAGCAACCCGTCCTACGACTGGGCGCTGAGTCAACGCGGGGAAGCACACCGGCTGGCCGGCCGCTACGACCAGGCCGTCACCGACTTCACCGCCGCACTCGCCATCGACCCCGCCTACGGCTGGGCGCTCGCCTCTCGCGGCCAGGCACACCTGCAGGCCGGCCGCTACGACCAGGCCGTCGCCGACCTCACCGCCGCACTCGACCTCAACCCCACCGATGACTGGGTCCTGGGTCAACGCGGAGCGGCGCACCGGCTGGCCGGCCGCTACGACGACGCCGTCACCGACCTCACCGCCGCACTCGACCTCGCCCCGGCATCTGCCGGGCTGCTGGGTCAACGCGGGGAAGCCCACCTGATGGCGGGCCGCTACGAGCAGGCCGTCGCCGACCTCACCGCCGCACACGACCTCAACCCCACCGATGACTGGGTCCTGGGCCAACGCGGAGCGGCGCACCGGCTGGCCGGCCGCTACGACGACGCCGTCACCGACTTCACCGCCGCACTCGCCATCGACCCCGCCTACGACTGGGCACTCGCCTCCCGCGGTGCCGCGCACCGGCAGGCAGAGCGCTACGACCAGGCCGTCACCGACCTCACCGCCGCACTCGCCATCGACCCAGCGAACGACTGGGCGCTGGCCCAACGCGGCGCGGCACACCGGCTGGCCGGCCGCTACGACCAGGCCGTCACCGACCTCACCGCCGCACTCGCCATCACCCCCGCCTATCCCTGGGCACTGGCGCAACGCGGGGAATCGCACCGGCTGGCCGGCCGCTACGAGCAGGCCGTCACCGACTTCACCGCCGCACTCGACCTCAACCCCACGGACGACTGGGCGCTCGCCTCCCGAGGCCAGGCACACCAGCTGGCCGGTCGCTACGAGCAGGCCGTCACCGACTTCACCGCGGCGGTCGACATCGCTCCCACCCTCGCCTGGCCGCTCGGCATGCGGGGCAGAGCACACCGACAGGCAGGCCATTACGCGAGAGCACGAGCGGACCTGGAGCGGGCTGTGGCATGGGAGCCCGAGGATGTCTTCAGCAGGTTCGAGAAGCTCATGCTCGACACCGTGGAAGGACGACTCGAAGCCGGTGCGGAGCAGTGGAGCGAGCTGCTGGCGGCCCCGACAGGTTCGCTCGACGAAGTCGACGCCCGCTTCCTGGTCCTCCTCCGCGCCCTGCATCTGGAACCGCGCCTCGTGGCAGAGGCGACCGAGGCGCTGCTCGCCGCACTACTGGGACCGGGCGACGTCGCCGAGCTCCTGAACTACCTGGCTGAGCTGTCCGCAGTGGGGGGTGAAGTGGCCGACCGTGCCCGACAGTGCCGTGAGCTGATCGTCGGCACACCCTGA
- a CDS encoding SRPBCC family protein: protein MAHADDDARHVVPNTPGTHTDGVTRRRPLRERHVEETVRVAVPVRTAYNQWTQFKTFPRFSDVVQGVEQVRPTVTVWTIGYGRLRHRFAIEIVEQDPDAYLAWRGLEQHPSHQGEVEFRPTESGGTALTVRMFMEPRGAARILTRSSGAARLTARLVRGELMNFKRFIEGLGQEGGAWRGTIRNGRVQHDHPEPPRSRVAQWPVG, encoded by the coding sequence ATGGCGCATGCCGACGACGACGCCCGGCACGTCGTGCCGAACACACCGGGGACGCACACGGACGGCGTCACGCGGCGCCGTCCGCTGCGGGAGCGGCACGTCGAGGAGACGGTCCGGGTTGCGGTGCCGGTGCGGACGGCGTACAACCAGTGGACGCAGTTCAAGACCTTTCCGCGCTTCTCGGACGTGGTGCAGGGCGTCGAGCAGGTCAGGCCCACCGTGACCGTCTGGACCATCGGCTACGGACGCCTGCGCCACCGCTTCGCCATCGAGATCGTGGAGCAGGACCCCGACGCCTACCTGGCCTGGCGCGGTCTGGAGCAGCACCCCTCCCACCAGGGCGAGGTCGAGTTCAGGCCGACGGAGTCCGGCGGCACCGCGCTCACCGTCCGCATGTTCATGGAGCCCCGGGGAGCCGCGAGGATCCTCACCCGTTCTTCCGGGGCCGCCCGGCTGACCGCTCGGCTGGTCCGCGGCGAACTCATGAACTTCAAGCGGTTCATCGAGGGGCTGGGGCAGGAGGGCGGAGCCTGGCGCGGCACCATCCGCAACGGCCGCGTACAGCACGATCACCCTGAGCCGCCCAGGAGCCGCGTGGCCCAGTGGCCCGTCGGCTGA